One window from the genome of Elaeis guineensis isolate ETL-2024a chromosome 5, EG11, whole genome shotgun sequence encodes:
- the LOC105046002 gene encoding uncharacterized protein, which produces MDGSSTKFRLVRCPTCRKRLVEYAHIPVYPCGGCGTTLRAKNRTAAGEKVNSRSPEVDHSQSLSDIGASDNGSTSSVKQMFACSTSAHSSELEHEEKEAILANIYSLDPGAKCNHRENGEASGEIGIQENGSDTNQLAIRSDDASQSQPDGGVHPKTEAQKSLKPGQQPSESSNEMNKVEEPPESVSQSVASKEDMVDRGSADALDLSFRSLATRSSRAYDGSVSSLDDGYNNRARDRYLRLSRRTYRPPKALDAADNKGKEGEAVSRSNQMTIDVEADLRARNLPSKLSNERYGSSIMRMHEPSRETSFASEDFHSVQNGREPENDGPSKSVSRGSSFQHESKSSKYLRYGSMDLLRKMFELKYQLHGSNQSVQGGEPCSRGIDVQQPLYRKSERQPPQYFNSNLFHHPPEAIYGPRQIAFRQHQFSQKPFSAQRSCSCVHCCLEDRQFRLQPNHCADGISRAHAHKLCSHSSTAGSSGMPDREQEKLRYNEKRKRKKNHCRPISGGAPFMICYNCFELLQLPADFLISRRRVNKLKCTACSEVLQLSFPAIAHISPQSPGKVVHPCNEVGNCTDVATGSVSHSNDFSQGDPASFSEVYGFSSTKSFSAEAEPVLHVSRNTSEGKNDQQISGLPLHRLMGYSSATELLYKYWDTDEGYESIESMVTHSYRPSQESHVIDRLREHGKSTSCHKRIGPCTDPDCMEIHEEEESPQPF; this is translated from the exons ATGGACGGCAGTTCCACTAAATTCCGGCTTGTGAGATGCCCAACATGCCGCAAACGTCTAGTGGAGTATGCTCATATTCCAGTATACCCTTGTGGTGGATGTGGCACAACCCTTCGAG CGAAAAATCGTACTGCTGCTGGAGAAAAGGTTAACTCAAGATCACCAGAAGTAGATCATTCTCAGAGTCTTTCAGACATTGGTGCCTCGGATAATGGATCCACCTCTTCTGTGAAACAAATGTTTGCATGTTCCACGAGTGCACACTCATCAGAGTTGGAGCATGAGGAAAAGGAAGCCATACTCGCAAATATCTACTCCCTTGACCCCGGTGCGAAATGTAATCATCGAGAGAATGGAGAAGCCTCTGGTGAAATTGGGATTCAAGAAAATGGTTCTGATACTAATCAACTTGCCATCAGAAGTGATGATGCATCCCAGAGCCAACCAGATGGAGGTGTTCATCCTAAAACTGAAGCACAAAAATCTCTGAAGCCAGGTCAGCAACCTTCTGAAAGCTCAAATGAAATGAACAAAGTGGAAGAACCTCCCGAGTCTGTCAGCCAGAGCGTTGCCTCTAAGGAGGATATGGTTGACAGAGGATCTGCTGATGCGCTCGACCTTAGTTTTCGGTCTCTAGCTACTAGAAGCTCTCGTGCTTATGATGGCAGTGTATCTTCTTTGGATGATGGGTACAACAATCGTGCCCGGGACAGATATCTGCGTCTATCTAGAAGAACTTATCGACCACCAAAAGCTTTGGATGCAGCTGATAATAAGGGAAAGGAAGGTGAGGCAGTTTCGAGAAGTAACCAGATGACAATTGATGTTGAAGCAGATCTTCGAGCCAGGAACCTCCCATCAAAATTGTCAAATGAGAGGTATGGCTCAAGTATCATGAGAATGCATGAACCATCGCGAGAGACTTCTTTCGCGTCTGAAGACTTTCATTCAGTACAGAACGGGAGGGAACCTGAAAATGATgggccttctaaatctgtatcgaGAGGATCAAGTTTCCAACATGAGAGCAAATCATCCAAGTACCTCAGATATGGTAGCAtggatttattaaggaagatGTTCGAGCTAAAATATCAACTTCATGGAAGCAATCAAAGTGTACAAGGGGGGGAACCTTGCTCGAGAGGCATTGATGTCCAACAGCCGTTATATCGGAAGTCTGAACGCCAACCTCCTCAGTATTTTAATTCAAACTTGTTTCACCATCCACCTGAGGCAATTTATGGGCCAAGACAAATTGCATTCCGACAGCATCAATTCTCACAAAAGCCTTTCTCAGCGCAGCGCAGCTGTTCCTGTGTGCATTGCTGTCTGGAAGACCGACAATTCCGATTGCAGCCTAACCATTGTGCTGATGGTATAAGTAGGGCTCATGCCCACAAGTTGTGCTCCCATTCTTCAACAGCTGGAAGCTCAGGCATGCCTGATCGTGAGCAGGAGAAGTTGCGCTATAATGAGAAAAGAAAGCGCAAAAAGAATCATTGCCGGCCCATTTCTGGGGGTGCTCCTTTCATGATCTGCTACAATTGCTTCGAATTGCTTCAGCTACCAGCAGATTTTCTCATATCGAGGAGGAGAGTGAATAAGCTGAAGTGTACTGCCTGTTCTGAAGTCCTCCAGTTATCATTTCCTGCAATAGCTCACATTAGTCCTCAATCTCCTGGCAAGGTGGTTCATCCATGCAATGAGGTTGGCAATTGCACAGATGTGGCAACTGGATCCGTTTCTCATTCTAATGATTTCTCTCAAGGTGATCCAGCTTCCTTTTCTGAAGTGTATGGGTTCTCCTCCACCAAAAGCTTTTCTGCAGAGGCTGAACCTGTGCTACATGTCTCGAGGAACACTTCTGAAGGAAAAAATGACCAGCAGATATCAGGTTTACCACTTCATCGGCTCATGGGGTATTCTTCAGCCACCGAGTTGTTATACAAATATTGGGATACTGATGAAGGTTATGAAAGCATAGAATCAATGGTAACTCATTCTTATAGACCTTCTCAGGAAAGCCATGTGATTGATAGATTGAGAGAGCATGGAAAGAGCACTTCATGTCACAAGCGAATAGGACCTTGTACTGATCCAGATTGTATGGAAATACATGAGGAAGAAGAGTCACCTCAGCCATTCTGA